From the Pomacea canaliculata isolate SZHN2017 linkage group LG4, ASM307304v1, whole genome shotgun sequence genome, one window contains:
- the LOC112563336 gene encoding centromere protein V-like codes for MGDEVCHTGGCHCRAVRYKVWAPAVIEAVNCNCSICVKKQNIHFIVPESKFQLLQGADSLTTYTFNTGVAKHLFCKICGVQSFYSPRSNPDGYGVMPHCLDSGTVKEVRVSKFDGNNWESAIIDSDIPARSKLK; via the exons ATGGGGGACGAGGTGTGTCACACGGGAGGATGCCACTGTAGAGCTGTACGTTATAAAGTTTGGGCGCCTGCTGTAATTGAGGCTGTGAACTGTAA CTGTAGCATCtgtgtcaaaaaacaaaacatccacTTCATTGTTCCAGAGTCTAAGTTCCAGCTTTTACAG GGTGCTGACAGCCTAACAACATACACCTTCAACACAGGGGTGGCAAAACACCTGTTCTGCAAGATTTGTGGGGTGCAAAGCTTCTACAGTCCCAGATCCAACCCTGATGGATATG GAGTGATGCCCCATTGTCTGGACTCTGGCACAGTGAAGGAAGTTCGAGTTTCCAAGTTTGATGGCAACAACTGGGAATCAGCCATCATTGATTCTGATATTCCAGCTCGTTCAAAACTCAAGTGA